DNA sequence from the Acidimicrobiia bacterium genome:
CGGCGACCGCGAGGTGCTCATCGATGCCGACGACGCCACGTTGACGGTCCCCACGGAGGAATGACGACACCCGCTTCTGTCGCCGGTACGATGGTCGGTCCCCTCGAGGCAGGAAGTTGCCGTTGTCTCACCCCGAGCTGGCGTCCGAACAGCTCTATGTCGACGCCGCCTACGTCCGACTCGACGCCATGCGCGACGCCGCCCGGCGCGTCGCCGAGGGCTTTGCCGACATGGGCGCGGGCGGCACGCATCAAGCCCGCCTCGAGCGGGATGCCGCCTTCGACGTGACGCGGCGCCGACTCGCGGCGCTCGACATCGGCGATGCCCCGCTGTGCTTCGGGCGCGTCGATCTCGCATCCAACGGGTCCGTCCCCGCCGAGCCGGCCCAGCCGAACGGCGACTCGGCTGGCGAGTCCACGTACTACGTGGGACGGCTGTCGGTGACCGACGACGAGCAGGTGCCGCTCGTCGTCGACTGGCGGGCGCCGGTCGCCGAGCCCTTCTACCGGGCCACGGCGATCGAGCCGATGGGGGTGGCCCGCCGCCGCCACTTCCTGACCAAGCCGGGACTCGGGCGCGAGCTCGTCGGCCTCGACGACGAGGTGTTCGATCGCGACGCCGTCGAAGCGTCGGGGATGACCGTGATCGGCGAGGGGGCGCTGCTCGTCGCACTCGAGCGGTCGCGCACGGGCCGAATGACCGACATCGTCGCGACCATCCAGGCGGAGCAGGATCAAGCGATCCGCGCCGGTCTCCCTGGCGTGCTCGTGGTGGCCGGCGGGGCGGGCACCGGCAAGACCGCGGTGGCCCTGCACCGCGCCGCCTACCTCCTCTATACGTACCGCCGGCAGCTCGCGTCCCAGGGTGTGCTGCTCGTCGGACCCAGCACAATCTTCCTGCGCTACATCGACCAGGTCCTGCCGTCTCTCGGCGAGGAAGATGTGCAGCTCGCCACGCCGGCGGGCCTCAAGCCGGCGTACCGGGTCGGTGCGCAGGACGCGCCGGCGGTGGCCGTCGTGAAGAGCGACGTTCGCATGGTCACGGTGGTTGCTCGCGCGCTCCGAGACCGCGAGCACCCGCTGGCGAGCGATCTGGTGGTCACGGTCGACGGCATCCGCCTCCGCCTACGCCGAGGGGCGTCGGCGCGCATCGTCGAGCGTGCCAGCCGTCAACGCGGTACGCACAACGAGAAGCGCCCGCGGGTCGCACGCGCGGTGATCGATCAGCTGAGCGAGCAGTACCGGCGCGCGCTCGGTCCGGCCGCGCCCGACGATCCCGAATGGGATCACGAGCTCCACGATCGATTGCGCCGACTCCCGGAAGTGCGCGCCGCGCTCGAGCGGATGTGGCCCGTGCTCACGGGTGGCGAGCTGATCCACGACCTGTTCTCGTTCCCGGCGCTGATTCACTCCGCGGCCGACGGTGTGCTGTCGCGCGACGAACAGGAAGGCCTCCACCGGCCCCGTTCCGAGAGCGTGCGCGAGGTGGCCTGGACCGACGCCGATCTCGCGCTCGTCGACGAAGCCGACGCGCTGCTCGGTTCGCCGGAGGCGGCGCGGCCGCGACGACGCGCCCGACGCCGCGGGAGCGACGACGCGGCCAACCGGGTCGTCGCCGAGCTGGGAGTCGGTGGCTTCATCACCGGTGCTGAGGTCGCGCGCCGCTACGGCAGCGACGAGCCAACGGCCAAGCCCGACGATGACGACCCGCGTACGTTCGGCCACGTGCTCGTCGACGAGGCCCAAGACCTCTCGCCGATGCAATGGCGCATGCTCGCCCGCCGCTGCCCGACCGGTTCCATGACCGTGGTCGGCGACTTCGGCCAGTCCAGCCGCGCTGGCGCGGCGACGAGTTGGGACGCCGTGCTCGAGATCCTGCCCCAGCGCGCACCGTCCCACATGGTCACACTCACGGTGAACTACCGCACACCAGCGGAAGTCATGGAAGTCGCGCACCGGGTGCTGGCCGCGGGTGCTCCCGAGGTCGCGCCCACACGAGCCGTCCGGCGAACCGGGGAGTCGCCGCAGTTCGAGCGGGTCGATCCCGGTGCACTGGTCGAGGTGGCCGCACGCGCCGCGCGTTCGGTCATCGGCGAGGGCACGGTGGCGATCGTGGCGCCGCCCGACGTGCACTCCGCATTGGTCGACGCGCTCGCCGATATCGGGGCGGTCGCCGACTCGGTGGAGGCGCTGGATGCCGCCGTTGCCGTGCTCACGCCGGTGGACGCCAAGGGCCTGGAGTTCGACCACGTGGTGGTCGTCGAGCCGGCGCGCCTCGTTCCGCCCGACGCGCCCGGGCTCCGGATGCTCTACGTCGCGCTCACGCGAGCGACGCGGCGATTGTTCGTGGTTCACTCGGAACCGCTGCCGGAGTCGCTCGCGGCGACCTCGACAATCGGCGGCGCGCCGGTCGCGGCGTCGTAGGCAGGGGCCGACCATGACGAGCATCAGCAGCGCCGATCTCGACCACACGGCAGCCGCCGTGGCGTGGAACCTCGAGGACCTCGTCGATGACCGTGGCGACGCCGGCGTCGACGCGCTTCTCGACGAGGCAGCGGCTCTCGCCGACGAGCTGGCCGATCGTTGCCGCGGTCGACTCGCCGAGCTCGACGCGGTGGGCCTGGCCGAGCTGATGCTCGGGGTGGGTGCGGTCGCGGAACTGCTGGGCAAGGCCGGCTCGTACGCAGGACTGAAGTTCTCCGTCGATACGACCGACCCTGCTCTGGGGGCGCTGATGGCGCGCACCGAGGAGCGCGCAACCGCGATCTCCAACGAGCTCCTCTTTGTGGAGCTCGAGTGGGCTGCGTTGCCCGACGAGCACGTCGAGCCGTTGCTCGTTGCTCCCGAGCTCGAGTTCTGCCGGTACCACCTTGCGGCGGCGCGTCGTTATCGCCCGCACCTGCTCACCGAGCCCGAAGAGCGCCTTCTCAACGACAAGGCGGTCACGGGCCGGAATGCGTGGGGGCGGCTGTTCAACGAGCTCATTTCGACGATCGATCTGGACATCGACGGCGAAGCGGTCGGGCTCGAAGAAGGCTTGTCGCGACTCATGTCGCCCGACCGCGCCGTTCGGCGTGCCGCGGCCGACGGTGTGAGCGCCGGGCTGGCGCCGGGGCTGCGGACCCGCGCGTTCGTGTTCAACACGCTGCTGGCCGACAAGTCGACCGATGACCGGATCCGCCACTATCCGAACTGGCTCGCGAGCCGCAATCTCGACAACCAAGCGAGTGACGAGTCGGTGCAGGCACTGGTAGAGGCCGTCGTGCACCGCTACGACATCCCGCAGCGCTGGTACGCGCTCAAGGCGCAGCTGCTCGGCCTCCATCGTCTGGCCGACTACGACCGCAACGCGTCGGTGGGCGACGCCGAGGCCACATTCGCGTGGTCCCATGCTCAGGAGCTCGTGCTCGACGCCTACGGATCCTTCTCTCCCGAGATCGCCAGCATCGTGCGCAGGTTCTTCGACGACGACTGGATCGACGCTCCGGTGCGCCCAGGAAAGCGACCGGGCGCGTTCTGCGCGTACACCGTTCCGTCGCATCATCCCTACCTCTTGCTCAACTGGACGGCGCGCCGGCGCGACGTGCTCACGCTCGCGCACGAGCTGGGCCATGGGGTGCACGCATACCTCGCCCGCGATCAAGGCGTGTTCCACCAGGCGACACCACTCACACTTGCCGAGACTGCGTCGGTGTTCGGAGAGACGGTCACGTTCGGTCGGCTCCTCGCCGAGACCACCGATCCGTCCGAGCGACTTGCACTCGTCGCCGAGAGCCTCGAGGGTCAGATCGCCACGGTCTTCCGCCAGACCGCGATGAACCAGTTCGAGGATCGCGTGCACACCGAGCGGCGGGAGCGCGGCGAGCTGAGCACCGACCGCTTCGGCGAGCTGTGGTACGAGACCCAGACCGAGATGCTGGGCGACGCGGTCGAGATCACCGACGGTTACCGCTCGTGGTGGTCCTATGTGCCGCACTTCATCGGCACGCCTGGCTACGTCTACGCGTATGCGTATGGGCAGCTCTTGGCGCTGAGCGTGTACCGCCAGTACGAGGAGCGCGGCGCCGAGTTCGTCCCTGCGTACCTCGACCTGTTGTCGCGCGGGGGCTCGGCGCCGCCCGAGGAGCTGGGCAAGGTCGTCGGCGTCGATCTCACCGATCCGTCCTTCTGGGACGGCGGCCTCGAGATCATCGAGGAGCAGCTCGACGCGGCGGAAGGCGCGGCGCAGGCGGCCGGGCGGCTCTAGAGGCGGCCGAGCTCCTGGCGGAGCTGGTCGAGACCCATCGGGCCCAGCTCGAGCGCCCGTGAGTGGAATGTCTTGAGGTCGAAGCCGTGTGTCGCCCTGCGCTTCGCTTCGTCGCGGCACTCGAGCCACACCCGCTCGCCCACCTTGTACGAGATGGCTTGTCCAGGCCACCCGAGGTACCGGTCCACTTCGCTGGTCATGAACTCCTCGTCGAAGTGGCTGCGTTCGATCACGAACGGCAGCGCGAGATCGGGGGTCCAGCGCTCGCCGGAGTGAAAGCTCTCAGTGGCAGGGATCGGGAGCTCGAGGTGCAAGCCGATGTCCACGATCACGCGCACCGCGCGCATGGCCTGGGCGCGCAGCATGCCGAGCTCGAACGCCGCGTCGTCGAGGTAGCCGAGCTCACCCATGAGTCGCTCGGCGTACAGCGCCCACCCTTCGGCGTGACCCGAGTTCGACGCGAGCGTGCGTTGGAACCGGTTCAGGCGATCGGCCAAGTAGCGCATCATCCCGATCTGGAGGTGATGACCCGGCACCGCCTCGTGGTAACAGGTGGACACCTCGCCCCAGAGCGGGAAGCGGGTGCGCCCGAGCGTCGGGTACCACGTGCGTCCGGGGCGCGCGAAGTCTTCCGACGGTCCGGTGTAGTACATCGCCGCCGCACCACCCGGCGGAGCGATCATCGCCTCGCAACGCATGATCGCGTCGGGGATGTCGAAGTGCACGCCGCCGAGCTCCGCGATCGTGCGGTCGATCAGCTCTTGCAGCCATTCGCGCAACGCGTCTTCACCCTCGATCATGCGCGTCGGATCGTTCTCGAGGTGCTCGATGACCGCCGGCAACGGCTCGCCGGGAAGGATGCGTTCAGCAGCGGTGCGCATCGCGTGTTCGATGCGCGTCAGCTCCTCCCAGCCCCATTCGTACGTCTCGGGCAGGTCGAGCTCGGTGCCGTTGAACACCCTTGCCCAGAGCGCGTAGCGCTCGGCGCCGACCGCGTCGTGTTCCGACGCGGCCGGGAGGTACTCGCCCACCAGGAAACGCCCGAGCGCGGCATACGCGGCGGTGGCTCGGGTGGCCACGTCGTCGAGCCGGGCGCGCAGGGCTGGGTCGTCGATCCTGGCCGTGTCGTACTCCTCGACCAGCCCCAGGAAGAACGCCGTGTGCGAGTCGTCGAGTCCGCCCCAGGTGTCGGCCTGACGAGCACACGCCAGGACCTGACGTTGTGCGGCCACCAGGTTCCGGTTCATGCCCTCGCGCAGCGACGCGATGAGCGTGTCGAGAGAATGTGGAACGGCGGCCGCACGCGCCGCGATCGTTTCCCAATCGGTGACGGTCTCGCGCGGCATCAGGTCGAAGCAGATTCGTACTTCGGACACCGGGCTCCCGATGACCCGCAAGGCCCGGAGGTCCTCGCCGGCCGCGGCGAGATCGATCGTTGCCACGAGGTGGTGGCGCAGCACCTCGGCCGCGATGCGATCGAGGTCGTTGCCGAGGGGAGCCGCATCGAGATCCCGGAGCACGCTCTGCGCGTGCAACCGACGTTCCTCGGCGCCGTCGGGGGAGTAGTCGGTGAGCTCGGTGTCGTGTCCGGGGATGCCTTCGAAGGTCGCGGTCACGGGGTCGAGCGCGGCGAAGCGATCGACGAAGGCGTCCGAGATCTCGTTGACGGTGGTGGTCATGGGGCGATGCCGAGCATAAGCGGCGCCGTTCAACGTCGCCTCGCAGCGCGTCCGGGCCCGAACGTGCCACGATCGTCGCCGTGAAGACCGGAATGCGCGCGTGACCAACCTTGCCGGCGCGCATGTCCTGATCACCGGGGGTTCGAGCGGCATCGGTCTCGCCACGGCGGATCACGCGCTCAAGCGCGGTGCGCGGGTGTCGCTCGTGGCCCGGGACGCCGAGCGCCTGGCAACGGCTGAGGACGCGCTTGAGGCTGGGATCGGTGACGCGACCCGGGTGGCCGCCGAGCCGGCTGACGTGACCGATCCGGACGCGTTCGAGTCGGCGTTGTCGTTGTTGTCGGCTCAGTTCGGCCCGGTCGACGTGCTCATCACGAGTGCCGGCGGGGCGCGCCCCGGCCACTTCGAAGAGCTGCCGGCGAGCGTGTTCGAAGAGCAGATGGCGCTCAACTACTTCGGCACTCTTCATCCCATCCGCGCGGTCGTACCGTCGATGATCGAGCACGGGCGCGGTCATCTGCTCCTCGTGTCATCGAGCGCTGGCATCGTCGGCGTGTACGGGTACGCGGCGTATTCGCCAGCGAAGTTCGCGGTCCGGGGGCTTGCCGAGACCCTTCGGTCAGAGCTCAAGCCATTCGGCATCGTCGTTGCCTGTGCGTATCCACCCGACACCGACACGCCGGGACTTGCGCGAGAGGGTGAGACGAAGCCCGCGGCAACTGCCAGCATCTCGGCCACGATCAAGGTGCGCTCCGCCGACAAGGTGGCCAAGGGCATCGTGTCGGGCATCGAGCGGAACCGGCTCGTCATCACGTTCGACTCGTCGACCGCCTTGCTCGCCCGGGTCGGCGGGCTCGTGGGCCCAGTTGTCCGGGCAACCATGGATCGACATGTCCGGCGTGCGAATCGAAGGCGCTCGACCACCCAGGAGTAGGTTCAAGAGCGTGGCGGAGCCAGAGGCGAGCGCCCGTGCCGCAGGGCCGAGAGCGGATATGAACGACGAGGCCACCCGCACGGAGACCGACAGCATGGGGTCGATCGACGTGCCTGCCTCGCGTTATTGGGGTGCGCAGACCCAGCGATCGCTGCATCACTTCTCGATCGGTGACGATCGCATGCCGAAGCCCGTCATCCGGGGGATGGCCGTCCTCAAGAAGGCCGCCGCCCTCGTGAACCAGGATTTGGGCCAGCTCGACCATGAAGACGCCGGTCTCATCGTCCGGGCGGCCGACGAGATCCTCGCTGGCGTCCTCGACGATGAGTTCCCGCTGTTTGTCTGGCAGACGGGTAGCGGCACGCAGACGAACATGAACGTCAACGAGGTGATCTCGAACCGCGCCATCGAGCTCGCGGGCGGCACGATGGGATCGAAGACCCCGATCCATCCCAACGACCATGTGAACATGTCGCAATCCTCCAACGACACGTTCCCTGCGGCCATGCACATCGCGGCGGCGGAGGAAGTCGTGCATCGGCTCATCCCGGCGGTCCGTGAGCTCCGCGACGCGCTGGCCGCGAAGTCCAAGGCGTTCGCCGACATCGTCAAGATCGGTCGCACCCACCTCCAGGACGCGGTGCCGCTCACGCTCGGTCAAGAGTTCTCGGGATACGTCGCGCAGCTCGACGCCGATCTCGATCGCATCGAGCTCGCGCTCCCGGGTCTGTACGAGCTGGCCATCGGCGGCACGGCCGTCGGGACCGGTCTCAACAGCCCGCCGGAGTTCGCGGATCGAGTTGCTGCGAAGATCGCCGAGCTCACGGATCTGCCCTTCGTC
Encoded proteins:
- a CDS encoding SDR family oxidoreductase; this encodes MTNLAGAHVLITGGSSGIGLATADHALKRGARVSLVARDAERLATAEDALEAGIGDATRVAAEPADVTDPDAFESALSLLSAQFGPVDVLITSAGGARPGHFEELPASVFEEQMALNYFGTLHPIRAVVPSMIEHGRGHLLLVSSSAGIVGVYGYAAYSPAKFAVRGLAETLRSELKPFGIVVACAYPPDTDTPGLAREGETKPAATASISATIKVRSADKVAKGIVSGIERNRLVITFDSSTALLARVGGLVGPVVRATMDRHVRRANRRRSTTQE
- a CDS encoding UvrD-helicase domain-containing protein, yielding MPLSHPELASEQLYVDAAYVRLDAMRDAARRVAEGFADMGAGGTHQARLERDAAFDVTRRRLAALDIGDAPLCFGRVDLASNGSVPAEPAQPNGDSAGESTYYVGRLSVTDDEQVPLVVDWRAPVAEPFYRATAIEPMGVARRRHFLTKPGLGRELVGLDDEVFDRDAVEASGMTVIGEGALLVALERSRTGRMTDIVATIQAEQDQAIRAGLPGVLVVAGGAGTGKTAVALHRAAYLLYTYRRQLASQGVLLVGPSTIFLRYIDQVLPSLGEEDVQLATPAGLKPAYRVGAQDAPAVAVVKSDVRMVTVVARALRDREHPLASDLVVTVDGIRLRLRRGASARIVERASRQRGTHNEKRPRVARAVIDQLSEQYRRALGPAAPDDPEWDHELHDRLRRLPEVRAALERMWPVLTGGELIHDLFSFPALIHSAADGVLSRDEQEGLHRPRSESVREVAWTDADLALVDEADALLGSPEAARPRRRARRRGSDDAANRVVAELGVGGFITGAEVARRYGSDEPTAKPDDDDPRTFGHVLVDEAQDLSPMQWRMLARRCPTGSMTVVGDFGQSSRAGAATSWDAVLEILPQRAPSHMVTLTVNYRTPAEVMEVAHRVLAAGAPEVAPTRAVRRTGESPQFERVDPGALVEVAARAARSVIGEGTVAIVAPPDVHSALVDALADIGAVADSVEALDAAVAVLTPVDAKGLEFDHVVVVEPARLVPPDAPGLRMLYVALTRATRRLFVVHSEPLPESLAATSTIGGAPVAAS
- the fumC gene encoding class II fumarate hydratase, yielding MNDEATRTETDSMGSIDVPASRYWGAQTQRSLHHFSIGDDRMPKPVIRGMAVLKKAAALVNQDLGQLDHEDAGLIVRAADEILAGVLDDEFPLFVWQTGSGTQTNMNVNEVISNRAIELAGGTMGSKTPIHPNDHVNMSQSSNDTFPAAMHIAAAEEVVHRLIPAVRELRDALAAKSKAFADIVKIGRTHLQDAVPLTLGQEFSGYVAQLDADLDRIELALPGLYELAIGGTAVGTGLNSPPEFADRVAAKIAELTDLPFVSAPNKFAALAAHDAVVFASGALKTLAASLMKIANDIRWLASGPRAGLGELSLPENEPGSSIMPGKVNPTQSEAMTMVCVQVLGNDTAIGIAGSQGNFELNVFKPGMIFNLLSSVGLLADSCTNFRRFAVEGLEANRDQIEEHVRNSLMVVTALTPHIGYDKAAEIAKHAHHNGTNLKAATVALGHLTAEEFDRLVRPEHMTKPG
- a CDS encoding DUF885 domain-containing protein codes for the protein MTTTVNEISDAFVDRFAALDPVTATFEGIPGHDTELTDYSPDGAEERRLHAQSVLRDLDAAPLGNDLDRIAAEVLRHHLVATIDLAAAGEDLRALRVIGSPVSEVRICFDLMPRETVTDWETIAARAAAVPHSLDTLIASLREGMNRNLVAAQRQVLACARQADTWGGLDDSHTAFFLGLVEEYDTARIDDPALRARLDDVATRATAAYAALGRFLVGEYLPAASEHDAVGAERYALWARVFNGTELDLPETYEWGWEELTRIEHAMRTAAERILPGEPLPAVIEHLENDPTRMIEGEDALREWLQELIDRTIAELGGVHFDIPDAIMRCEAMIAPPGGAAAMYYTGPSEDFARPGRTWYPTLGRTRFPLWGEVSTCYHEAVPGHHLQIGMMRYLADRLNRFQRTLASNSGHAEGWALYAERLMGELGYLDDAAFELGMLRAQAMRAVRVIVDIGLHLELPIPATESFHSGERWTPDLALPFVIERSHFDEEFMTSEVDRYLGWPGQAISYKVGERVWLECRDEAKRRATHGFDLKTFHSRALELGPMGLDQLRQELGRL
- a CDS encoding M3 family oligoendopeptidase, translating into MTSISSADLDHTAAAVAWNLEDLVDDRGDAGVDALLDEAAALADELADRCRGRLAELDAVGLAELMLGVGAVAELLGKAGSYAGLKFSVDTTDPALGALMARTEERATAISNELLFVELEWAALPDEHVEPLLVAPELEFCRYHLAAARRYRPHLLTEPEERLLNDKAVTGRNAWGRLFNELISTIDLDIDGEAVGLEEGLSRLMSPDRAVRRAAADGVSAGLAPGLRTRAFVFNTLLADKSTDDRIRHYPNWLASRNLDNQASDESVQALVEAVVHRYDIPQRWYALKAQLLGLHRLADYDRNASVGDAEATFAWSHAQELVLDAYGSFSPEIASIVRRFFDDDWIDAPVRPGKRPGAFCAYTVPSHHPYLLLNWTARRRDVLTLAHELGHGVHAYLARDQGVFHQATPLTLAETASVFGETVTFGRLLAETTDPSERLALVAESLEGQIATVFRQTAMNQFEDRVHTERRERGELSTDRFGELWYETQTEMLGDAVEITDGYRSWWSYVPHFIGTPGYVYAYAYGQLLALSVYRQYEERGAEFVPAYLDLLSRGGSAPPEELGKVVGVDLTDPSFWDGGLEIIEEQLDAAEGAAQAAGRL